The Halioglobus maricola genome segment ATCGGCCGTACCCCCCGCTCGAACCCCGCCACCTATACCGGCATCTTCACGCCGGTGCGGGAGCTCTTTGCCGGCACCCAGGAAGCGCGCTCCCGTGGCTACAAGCCGGGCCGGTTCAGTTTCAACGTCAAGGGCGGCCGCTGTGAGGCCTGCCAGGGCGATGGCGTCACCAAGGTAGAGATGCACTTCCTGCCGGACGTCTATGTGCCCTGCGACGTGTGCAAGGGCAAGCGCTATAACCGAGAAACCCTGGAAATCCGCTACAAGGGCAGTAACATTCACGAAGTGCTGGAAATGACAGTTGAAGATGCACTCGAGTTCTTCGACGCAGTGCCGGCGATCAGGCGCAAGCTGCAGACCCTGATGGATGTGGGCCTGTCCTATATCCGCCTGGGGCAGGCCGCCACCACCCTGTCCGGGGGCGAGGCCCAGCGGGTCAAGCTCTCCCGCGAGCTGTCCAAGCGCGATACGGGTAAAACCCTCTACATCCTGGACGAACCCACCACCGGCCTGCACTTTGAGGACATCAAGCAGCTGCTGGAAGTCCTCCACCGCCTGCGCGACCACGGCAATACCATGGTTATCATCGAGCACAACCTGGACGTGATAAAAACCGCAGACTGGATCGTAGACCTGGGGCCGGAAGGCGGCTCGGGCGGTGGGCAAATCATCGCCACCGGCACACCGGAAGACGTGGCCAAAACCAAAGGGTCATTCACCGGCCAGTTCCTGGGGCCGTTGCTCGACACCAAGAAGGGCAAAGCGGCGGCTTAAGCCGCCCGGGCCGAACATGAAGATTCTGGTCGTCGATGACGAGCAACTGGCCCGGGAGCGATTGCTGCGCTTGCTCGGAAAGCTGCGGCCTGGCGCTGAATGTCTGGAAGCCAGCGACGGCATTACAGCGCTGCAAATGGCACGCCAGCACGGCCCGGAGCTGATACTGCTGGATATCCAGATGCCCGGTAGCAACGGCATTGAAGTCGCCGCCGCACTTGCTGAGCTGGAAGCGCCCCCAGCGATTATTTTCTGCACCGCCTATGACGAATATGCGCTCGAGGCTTTCCAACACCAGGCCGTCGCCTACCTGCTGAAGCCCGTGCGCGAAGCTGACCTGGAAAAAGCACTGCTGACGGCGGGCAAGATCAACCGCATGCAGCTGGCGGAACTCAGTGGCCGCGAAGAGAGCGACGTTGAACTGATCTCCAGCCAAACCCACCGCGGTGTCGAATCACTTCCGCTGAAGGATATCCGCTGTTTCATTGCCGAGCACAAGTATGTGACTGCTCATACGCCCCGCTCGGAGCTGATCGTTCAACAAAGCCTCCGTGAACTGGAGGACACCTATGGTGACCGGTTCCTACGTGTGCATCGCAACACTCTGGTGGCGGTATCGCATATCCAAAAACTGGAACGGGACGAGGATGGCAGTTGGCGGGTAGTACTGGAAGGTATGCATGAAAGGCCGATAGTAAGCCGAAGGCATCTGAGCCAGGCCAAGGCAAGAGTGGCGAGGCCGCAGTAAAGCGCTATTTGGGTTTCAGCGACCAGTCGTCGTGACCCGCGCTAAAATCATCTGTTGTAGCCTGGGCATCAAGAATCCCTGAATTTGCGACCTTGATATACGTTTCCAGCCGCGCCTGGGCCTGCAATTTGTCGCCGAAAGGCCCTTCAGTGGAGCCCTCGCGCGTGGTAAAAAACCATTGACCGTTGTGTTCAAAAAAGCGATCTGTCTGGAACCAGGACTTATCACTTTTGTCACTTTTACGCCGATCGTTCATGGAGCTCAGGGCCTGGAGTCAGTACTGCGGAGGGGAAGCAAGAACTGTAGCACAAGGATTTAGTGTCACCCGTGAAAAACTGAGAACCAGGTCACACTTTTTGCCGCCGCTGGACGCGCTGCAGCTGCCGGTCCATTATGGAATTCAAATCGAAATGCAGGGAGGCGGCGCATGTCCGCAGGGTTGCCGGCAAACGGCAGCAATAACGGCACAGCTCACAGCAAGGGGAGCGAGCTCTTCATTCCCAACCTGTGCAGCCCCCAGCCCGTGCTCTTCATGGTACTGCTCACCGAATTGGTAGTGCTGGTCCATGTCCTCGCCGGCAGCGGGCTGAGGGCATTTGACTGGACATTGTTTGCTGGAATTTCACTGCTGGCCCAGTGGGTGGTGTTACTGACCGCCGCCCTGCTCTGCTGGCTGCGCGTTCCGCTCAGCCGGTTCGCCCTGCCCATTGTGTCCGCCCTGTGCCTGTTGCTCATCAGCGTTATTACCGCGGCCAGCAGCGCCCTCGCCCAGGCCCTGCTGGGCCCACTGCTGGATATCCCACCGGACTGGAGTTGGGTGGGGCGCAATATCCTCATCGCCAATGTGCTGGGCGGCATTGCCCTGCGCTATTTCTACCTGCAACAACAGCTGCAGATCCAGCAGCGAGCGGAGCTGCAGGCCAGGCTGGATTCGTTGCGCGCCCGCATCCGGCCCCACTTCCTGTTCAACACACTCAACAGCATTGCGAGCCTGATCGAAACGCGCCCGGAACGTGCCGAACGCGCGGTCGAGGACCTCGCCGAATTGTTTCGCGCCACGCTCAAGGAAAGCAGCGCCAGCACCACCGTGGCGGACGAAATCCGACTACTCGAGCTGTATCTGGACATCGAGCAACTGAGATTGGGCGAACGCCTTGCCATCAACTGGGCGATCCAGCCCGGCTGCGAGGAACTGCCGATGCCGTCACTACTGCTGCAGCCACTGGTAGAAAACGCGGTTTATCACGGTGTGGCCTGTATCCCCGAGGGCGGCACAATTGAGATACAGGTGTCCGCGGAGGAAGAGCATCTGTACGCCCGGATTGAGAACCCGCTACCCGCCGAGGCGACCCCCTCGGAGGGCAACCAGATCGGGCTTGCCAATGTTGGCCTGCGCCTACAGGCCATGTACGGTGAGGACGCCTCTATCGCTGCAGACCAGGCCGCCGGCCGATTCATCGTAGAGCTGAACTATCCCGCCAGAAAAATAAGTGACTAAAATCACATTTTTCCTTTGATTCTCGCCGCTTATCGCGGTTTCTTACCGTTTATCAATCCACTTGTTGCTTGTCCCGAGCCAGTTCCTACACTAGTTTTGGGGATAAGCACTGCAGGAGTGCATCTTGCTCGAACTACAAAGACAGAAGAACACGCCAACAGCTGCCCGGAGTGAAGGTTTCACCCTGATCGAGCTGATGGTCGTGCTCGCAGTGCTGGCGGCACTGCTGCTAGTGGCCGCACCCGGCCTCGCCGACCTTATTCGCAACAACCAGATGGTTACGGATGTGTACGCACTGCGCGCAACTCTCAACAATGCGCGCTCCGAGGCTATCACCCGCCGTGCGCCGGTGGTGGTCTGTCCATCCAGTGATGGCGCCACATGCCTTGCGTCCAATGATTGGAGCAATGGTTACATCACTTTCGTCGCTATGAATAACAATACTGCACCCGACCCCAACGACCCGGACGAGGAACTCATCCAGTGGGAACCCAGGGACAGGGCTATGAACATTTTTTACAGCAACTCAGAGCAACAAGTGATTTTCAATGCTCGCGGTACAGCACTGGATTACGAGGGCACCTTTGAATTTTGTGATGAGCGTGGCACCGAAGATGCCCGCGCGCTGATCCTCAATCCGGTGGGCTCGGTTAGCTCAGCCACTGATACCGACACCAATGGCATAGTCAACGATCACGGAGGCGCAGATGTCACCTGCAGCTAATATGCATTCGCGTCACCAGCAAAAAGGCATGACCCTGATCGAAGCCTTGATCGCTGCGGTTATCCTCGCCATCGGTATTCTCGGCATTGTCAGCCTGCTCGGAATCTCAAAAGTGGCACAGCACGATACCGTGCAGCGCACCCGGGCAGTCTCTCTGGCAGACGATCTGCTCGAACGGATTAGAAGAAACCCTGAAGGTGTGAGCGAATATATTAACTACAACCCGCTGAACGGCAGCAGTGCACCGAGCATTGGCGCAGATTGCACCACAACTACGTGCTCCGCTGAAGACCTCGCCAAATTCGACCTCGACGACTGGGACAACTTGCTCTCAGGTGCTGCAGTGACTGCTCCGGACCCTAACGGCGCCGCCAGCAATACCGCCGTACTGCCCAACGTCGCTGCCTGCGTCAATTTCACCGCGGACACCGGCAAGGTCAATACCGGCATCGTAGACGTTGTTATTCAGTGGCGAGGCCTCAGCGAAACGTTTGATGCAGCCGATGGCGATACGATTTGTGGTACTGACTGGAGCGACGAAGAAAAGCCCTATCGCCGCCAGGTTGTGATCAGAAGCTTTATCCTGGATGAGGAAGACCTGTTATGAGCCAAGGGGCAACACTGCGCCGTTTCGCGCGAGATCAGGGGGGCTTCTCGCTGATCGAATTTATGGTGGCCATGGTTCTGGGAATCATCGTCATCGCTGGCGCTGTCTCAGTTTATGTCGCTTCGAAGCGCTCTCTCACCGAGGTGGACCAGGTGGCGGGCATCTCGGAAAACGGCCAATTTGCCATGCAAATGATCGGTTATTCCGCAAAACATGTGGGTTTTTTTGGTGGAACATACTTTCAGGACATCACTCAGGACGGCTCGCTGGGCACCACGATTGTCAACGACTGCACTGGTGACGCTGCCGCCTACGACACAGACACCTCCCTGCTGGCCATGACGGTTGGCAGTGACAATACCGCGTTTGGCTGCATTACCGATGCGCGCGAAAATACCGATGTACTGGTCATCAAAAACGTCGTTCCCGCACCCATCGCCGCCGACCCGAATGATGCAACCGGCAACACCTTCCCCGCCGGCTCGATCGATCCAGAGACCACGTATATTCTGGCTAATACCGAAGTGGCACTGATGATTGATGGCGCGGACACCCTGCCAGATGTCGGCGCGGGTGCGACTTACGCCCTGGCTGCAGCCTGGCCCTACAACGTGGAAATATACTACGTACGAGATACTGATACTCCCACCCTGAGCCGGCTCACGCTAGGCTGGAACGGGACGGCTATGGCAATGCAGCGCCAGGACCTGGTTCAGGGCGTTGAGGATATGCGCCTGCTATTTGGCTTTGACACCAACAATGACGGCACTGCTGACACCATGGCGGGCGACCCCAACGAAGTGGGCAGCACCGACTGGGACCAGGCTACCTCGATGCAGGCCTACTTGCTGCTGCGTGCCGAAAATGATGATTACGACTACACCAACGAAAAAACCTACACATTGGGAGACCGGCAGGTAACTCCGAATGACACCTTCCGCAGGGTATTGCTGCACGCTGACATCACGCTGCGTAACCCTCGAATTCTTCTCCGGGGAGGCGCGTGATGCGAACCGAAATCTCTCACAATCAACGTCAGTCCGGCGTTGCCCTGGTAACAGCACTGCTGTTCCTGCTGGTCGTCACCATCATTGCTGTGACCGCCGCCAACAACAGCGCACTAGGGTTGAAAATGTCTACGAATATGCAGGATTCCTACCAGTCGTTTCAGGCAGCTGAAGCCGGTATCTATGGCGTACTGTCACTCGCAGGCTCCAGTACTGAGCCCTTTGATCGACGCACTCAGGTCTCCGATCCTTTCGCCGGGTTGTCAGCTTCCCACCCTTTGCGCAACCTGGCTGATGACCCCAACAGCCCGGTGATAGACAACATTGATACGGATGTCTTGCTGTTGGGCGTAGATCGATCTTGCCCTCGCCCTCCCGGCTCGAGAGGCGGCAACAGCGTTGGGCTGTTTGATTGCGACTTCTACCGCATACAGTCAGAACACAACGAACCCGGCCGCGCCAGAACCCGTGTGGAACTCGGCGTGGTGAAAACCGTCATCGGCTCCAGTGGCTGATAACACCAAATTCTATGTTGCCGGCACCGCCGGCACTCGTTACATGTAGTGGAGGATTCTCCCATGGCAGCAAAACTGAATCGCGCATTGGCCGCAGTACCGCTTGTCGCAGCTATGGCCGCGGCAAGCCTGATTGGCCCGGCCCAGGCTGACGATACCGAGATCTACAAAGCAGTATTCAGCTCGGATACCGGTTACAAGCCCCAGGTCATCATCCTGTTCGACGACTCTGGATCCATGCGCAATACTCAGAGCACCAAGCCACGCTACGATGGCGACACCAACTACAGCGACGACGGCTCTATTCCGGCCAATCGAATTTATTGGTCCACCGATGGGGATGTGCCGGAGGTCGGCAGTAGCCAGTGGTTCACCGCGGACGCGAACCAGTGCGCAACCTCGACCGACCGCCTGGACGACAAAGGCTTCTTCCTCGCCAGTGGCGCATTACGCTGGTATGACCCTGAGGATGATGTCGATACCTGCGGACCCTATTATTGCGCAGACGGCAGCCATACCTACTATGAATTTGATCCAACCGGTGGCACCCAGAACAACGCATGCTGGACAACTTCATCGATCACTACGCCTGCCGATGTCTGGGTAGAAGACGATAACGATACCCTTGTTAGCTCCTTTTTCGGACCTTACTGCGACGACCCCGATCTCGGACTGTTTGATGACTTTTTCTCTGGCCACTCTACAGTTCTCGAAGTAGACGGAACCGACGGTTGCTACGACTTAGTCGAATCCGGTGCGTCCACCTCAGGCTATGTAGCAAGAGGAGACGATGACGACGGAAGCTGCCCCTCCCCCGAAGTTTATATTGATGGTGGCGGCACTAGTGGCTGCTTCGAGTACGTCACGGGCGAAGTCGGTGAAGAAACTGGAACCACTTACTCCTACCAGACCACCGCGATCCAGGATTGCCCTTCTGGTGTCGTCACCACCGGCGAGTGGCTCGGCCTGAGCGATGAGGTCAACACCCCTACACATGTCGAATGTTACGACGATGTCGAGGATGACAACGACAGTAACCCCAACCACGACACTGACGGTTTCCCACAGGACAACGTGAACGACGGCTCCGAATACGCAGCTACCGTGGATGAAACCGTGAGTTGGGGCAACACCTCCTACTATTTCTACACCTCCAATTACATGCGCTGGCAGCACGACACCACTGACTCGATCAGCAACACTGATAGAAGCAAACTCGACATCGCCCAGGAGGTTGTTGAGGATATCGTCTATACCACCCCTTCTGTCGATTTTGGCCTGCTCGAGTTCAACCATCAGCAGGGTGGTCGCCTGACCCAGCGCGTGATCGCTAATATGGATGATACTGACATCACCACAGATGGTGTCACCCGAGACGCGCGAGAGAACCTGATCTACCTGGTGAATGAATTGCAGCAGGGCGGCAATACGCCCATGTGTGAGTCGTTGTATGAAGCATATTTGTACCTTTCACGTTCAACACCTGAATGGTACGACAATGCCAGTAGCTCAGATGGTCACGATCCGCAGCCCTACGACAGTGCCGCGATAGTGGGCGGCGTGTATGCGCCGCCAGTGACCCCGTGTGCCAACACTTACCTGATCCTGATGACTGACGGCAAGCCCAACAAAGATGTCGGCTCCAATGATGCTATCAAAACGGTCATAGCCGAGGATCCTGACATCTCCCCGACAGGCTCAAATGGTAACTGCACGATTTACCCAGACGACGACGGCAACACCAATAGTAGCTGGAGCTTGACTGATGCCGACGGCAATACCAGCTCAGGCTCAAACGGCGGTGAGTACTGCATGCCTGAGCTGGCCGAATACATGGCCAACAATGATTTGGATGACAACGAATCTAACGGAAAGCAATATGCCAAGACCTACACCATTGGTTTTGCCACCAACCAGGAAATTCTGCAGCACACAGCGGAAAAAGGCGATGGCGCGTTCTACGAGGCTAATAATGCCCAGGCACTGCGAGATGCCTTCCGTGACGCGCTGATATCCATTCTCGCCGATGAGACAACCTTTACCTCACCCGCGGTGGCTGTTGACACCTTCACCCGGACCCAGAGCCGGAACGAGATTTTCTACGCTATGTTCGAGCCGGGCGACACTGTCGACTGGGCAGGTAATATCAAGAAACTCAATCTCGTCATCAATGATGACGGCGCCGTTCTACAGGGCGGCGACAATCAACCCGCCCTGGACGAAAATACCGGCGAGTTTCTCTCCACCGCTGTAACTGTATGGAGTACCGAGGCAGATGGCGGCACGGTTACCAAGGGAGGCGTTGGTGGC includes the following:
- a CDS encoding LytR/AlgR family response regulator transcription factor: MKILVVDDEQLARERLLRLLGKLRPGAECLEASDGITALQMARQHGPELILLDIQMPGSNGIEVAAALAELEAPPAIIFCTAYDEYALEAFQHQAVAYLLKPVREADLEKALLTAGKINRMQLAELSGREESDVELISSQTHRGVESLPLKDIRCFIAEHKYVTAHTPRSELIVQQSLRELEDTYGDRFLRVHRNTLVAVSHIQKLERDEDGSWRVVLEGMHERPIVSRRHLSQAKARVARPQ
- a CDS encoding DUF6316 family protein, which codes for MNDRRKSDKSDKSWFQTDRFFEHNGQWFFTTREGSTEGPFGDKLQAQARLETYIKVANSGILDAQATTDDFSAGHDDWSLKPK
- a CDS encoding sensor histidine kinase, which encodes MSAGLPANGSNNGTAHSKGSELFIPNLCSPQPVLFMVLLTELVVLVHVLAGSGLRAFDWTLFAGISLLAQWVVLLTAALLCWLRVPLSRFALPIVSALCLLLISVITAASSALAQALLGPLLDIPPDWSWVGRNILIANVLGGIALRYFYLQQQLQIQQRAELQARLDSLRARIRPHFLFNTLNSIASLIETRPERAERAVEDLAELFRATLKESSASTTVADEIRLLELYLDIEQLRLGERLAINWAIQPGCEELPMPSLLLQPLVENAVYHGVACIPEGGTIEIQVSAEEEHLYARIENPLPAEATPSEGNQIGLANVGLRLQAMYGEDASIAADQAAGRFIVELNYPARKISD
- a CDS encoding GspH/FimT family pseudopilin codes for the protein MLELQRQKNTPTAARSEGFTLIELMVVLAVLAALLLVAAPGLADLIRNNQMVTDVYALRATLNNARSEAITRRAPVVVCPSSDGATCLASNDWSNGYITFVAMNNNTAPDPNDPDEELIQWEPRDRAMNIFYSNSEQQVIFNARGTALDYEGTFEFCDERGTEDARALILNPVGSVSSATDTDTNGIVNDHGGADVTCS
- the pilV gene encoding type IV pilus modification protein PilV; this translates as MSPAANMHSRHQQKGMTLIEALIAAVILAIGILGIVSLLGISKVAQHDTVQRTRAVSLADDLLERIRRNPEGVSEYINYNPLNGSSAPSIGADCTTTTCSAEDLAKFDLDDWDNLLSGAAVTAPDPNGAASNTAVLPNVAACVNFTADTGKVNTGIVDVVIQWRGLSETFDAADGDTICGTDWSDEEKPYRRQVVIRSFILDEEDLL
- a CDS encoding PilW family protein, producing MSQGATLRRFARDQGGFSLIEFMVAMVLGIIVIAGAVSVYVASKRSLTEVDQVAGISENGQFAMQMIGYSAKHVGFFGGTYFQDITQDGSLGTTIVNDCTGDAAAYDTDTSLLAMTVGSDNTAFGCITDARENTDVLVIKNVVPAPIAADPNDATGNTFPAGSIDPETTYILANTEVALMIDGADTLPDVGAGATYALAAAWPYNVEIYYVRDTDTPTLSRLTLGWNGTAMAMQRQDLVQGVEDMRLLFGFDTNNDGTADTMAGDPNEVGSTDWDQATSMQAYLLLRAENDDYDYTNEKTYTLGDRQVTPNDTFRRVLLHADITLRNPRILLRGGA
- a CDS encoding pilus assembly PilX family protein, which codes for MRTEISHNQRQSGVALVTALLFLLVVTIIAVTAANNSALGLKMSTNMQDSYQSFQAAEAGIYGVLSLAGSSTEPFDRRTQVSDPFAGLSASHPLRNLADDPNSPVIDNIDTDVLLLGVDRSCPRPPGSRGGNSVGLFDCDFYRIQSEHNEPGRARTRVELGVVKTVIGSSG
- a CDS encoding pilus assembly protein, which produces MAAKLNRALAAVPLVAAMAAASLIGPAQADDTEIYKAVFSSDTGYKPQVIILFDDSGSMRNTQSTKPRYDGDTNYSDDGSIPANRIYWSTDGDVPEVGSSQWFTADANQCATSTDRLDDKGFFLASGALRWYDPEDDVDTCGPYYCADGSHTYYEFDPTGGTQNNACWTTSSITTPADVWVEDDNDTLVSSFFGPYCDDPDLGLFDDFFSGHSTVLEVDGTDGCYDLVESGASTSGYVARGDDDDGSCPSPEVYIDGGGTSGCFEYVTGEVGEETGTTYSYQTTAIQDCPSGVVTTGEWLGLSDEVNTPTHVECYDDVEDDNDSNPNHDTDGFPQDNVNDGSEYAATVDETVSWGNTSYYFYTSNYMRWQHDTTDSISNTDRSKLDIAQEVVEDIVYTTPSVDFGLLEFNHQQGGRLTQRVIANMDDTDITTDGVTRDARENLIYLVNELQQGGNTPMCESLYEAYLYLSRSTPEWYDNASSSDGHDPQPYDSAAIVGGVYAPPVTPCANTYLILMTDGKPNKDVGSNDAIKTVIAEDPDISPTGSNGNCTIYPDDDGNTNSSWSLTDADGNTSSGSNGGEYCMPELAEYMANNDLDDNESNGKQYAKTYTIGFATNQEILQHTAEKGDGAFYEANNAQALRDAFRDALISILADETTFTSPAVAVDTFTRTQSRNEIFYAMFEPGDTVDWAGNIKKLNLVINDDGAVLQGGDNQPALDENTGEFLSTAVTVWSTEADGGTVTKGGVGGLLAALPDLSVRNLYINTGTNGALEAFNTTNIDADAMGVGSDSALYQLFGTNSATAFAKQIAWGQGYDAYNEDGDADVTDNRPWIMGDILHSQPLVINYGALGSATIENPDLRIVAGTNAGWIHMFGNTDGHEDWAFFPKELASKMAARRADAESAQNVYGMDLTATLYTSDIGLDGTIDSSDGDKAFIFMGQRRGGKAYYALDVSNPDVPAFKWMIDNSTAGYDELGMTFSQPIVTFIPGYVDANGYSKPVLVFGAGYDTNKDSTAIGSVDNEGRGIFIVDADSGALVWSVTPGANSATNLNEPDLNHSVPAQVSVLDSNGDRLTDRIYFGDTGGFLWRVDLAGNSLPDSNQDTWLITKVGDFNDGSTLTDRRFFNAPDIVRIRVDGQAVDAVIIGTGDRTNPNGTDVDNTLYMIRDVATTPYSTAEPSVSDCATDGFVDFRCDLPLTEADLYDITDNAINDGSDTEMADAVDALQAAHGWKFDLVNLGEKSLAQTLSIDGKVYVPTFTPSNEVFDDGISCGPSPGTGIMYIIDLYDGERAVLDMGDIIPDTPSLHVAEDGKIRLLLPPGTPAANSDEPGEIDCEGGICDVNESLRPPYGNYWFQEDY